One Burkholderia sp. 9120 genomic window, CTTCGCACTACGCTGAAACCACTCGCATTGATCACTGGCGCCCTGTTCGCACTCGCGCCGCTGGCCAGTTCCGCCGATCAGACGGTGAAGATCGGCTTCGCCGCGCCGATGACGGGCGCCAACGCCGGCTACGGCAAGGATCTGGAAAACGGCGTGAGGCTCGCCATCGAGGAAGCCAACGCGCAGAAGATCAAGATCGGTGACCAGGTCACGCAATTCCAGCTGGTCTCCGAGGACGACCAGGCCGACCCGCGCATCGGCGTGCAGGCCGCGCAGAAGCTGGTCGACTCGGGCGTCTCGGCGGTAGTCGGCCACTTCAATTCGGGCACCACGATTCCGGCCTCGCAGATTTATGAGCAGGCCGGCATTCCGGTGATCGACCCGGCCGCCACCAACCCGATTATCACCGGACGCGGCTTCGCGAACACCTTCATGGTGATTTCCACCGATGCGCAGAACGCCGGCAACGCGGGCGTCTACGCGGTGGAAGTGAGCAAGGCCAAGCGCATCGCGATCGTCGACGACCGGACCGCGTTCGGTCAGGGCGAGGCCGACGAGTTCGAGAAGGCGGTGAAAGCGCACGGCGGCACCATCGTGACGCGCGAGTACACCGACAACAAAGCGGTCGACTTCAGCACGCAGATCACCAAGATCAAATCGACCAATGCCGACCTGGTGTTCTTCGGCGGCCTGGACACGCAGGCGGCCGGCTTCGCGAAGCGGATGAAACAGTTGAGCCTGAACGCGCAACTGGTGGGCGGCGGCGGCGTGATGGACGAGGACTTCATCAAGCTCGCCGGCGACGCGGCGGAAGGCGCGCAGGCGTGGGAATACGGCCGGCCGCTGGCGCAGTTGCCGGGCGGCAAGGACTTCTCCGCGAAGTTCAAGAAGCGCTTCGGGGTGGATATCCTGTCGTACGCACCGTTCGGCTACGACGGCGCGTGGGCCGCGATCAAGGCCATGCAGCAGGCCAAATCGAGCACGCCGAATGTGTATCGTCCGGTGCTGAAAGCGATCGATTTCGACGGCGTGACCGGCAAGATTTCGTTCGACAGCACGGGCGCGTTGAAGAGCGGGTCGTCGACGCTGTATCAGGTCAAGAACGGCGCGTGGGTGCCGATCGTGACGAAGAGCGGCGGTTGAGGCGCGGGTTTGTTTTAGCGACTTGAAGCGGGGTTGGCACGGCGTGGCTTCACGCCGTGCCGACTCCGTGGCGCTAACCGTGCTACTTCGAAGTTGAAGTTGAACTTGCCACCTTGGCCACATGGGTCACCTTGACCACCAGCTCGGCGGCGAGGTCCCGCTCGATCCGCACGAGGTCGTCTTTCATGGCGGCGAATTCATCGGCGGTACACATCTGATGATCGAAGGCGGCTCGCAGTTGCCGCCGGACCTGCAGCACGCGCGTCGATGGATCGAAAATATAGCGGGACGTGAACGTTAAAAACCGGTCCTGCACCGACGTATCGACCGGCAAATCCGTCACGCGGACAAAGCGCGGCAACCTCATTTCCAGCGTCTCGTCAAACGCGCCACCCAGACAGGCCCACGGTTGCGTTCTCGCCGGCTCCGCCAGCCACGCCTGCACCTGCGAACTCATTCCGCCCGACAGACTCGTCAACGCCGGCACCGCCGTGGTGCCGTCCGACCAGACGAAGTGCGCCACACTGCCCTGCATCGATGTGGCGAACGGTCCATGCGTGGCGCTGACGTCGTCCGTGCGTAGCTGGGCCGTGCCGTGCAGGCCCGTCATCAACAGCCGGTTCGCGGCGATCAGTTGCGTGCGCTGCCGCGTCGCTCGCCGGAACGTGTTGCGTTCGAGTTCCGCCGTGTACCCCGTGTCTTCGACGCGGTACGCGTAGTTCGCCGAGCCTTGTTCGTCGACGTCGATCTGCAGACGCGCGCGGCGCTCGCGCGCCTGCGTGGCCGGCGTGCGCGACAGCACGCCGTCGTCGACCAGCAGCACCGGCCGGTCCATCACGCTCGGCGGCAGATAACCGAACGCCACACCGCCCGCCGTCGTATCCGCATACAACGTCAGCTCGGGGATCCACACGATCGCGTGATTGATCGCGCTGCTGCCGTAGCCGGGCACGGCCGGCAAGCTGTAGTACGGCCCGAGGTTGAGCAGCACCGCCTCGCTGCGAATACCGACCGCCGCCAGCAACGCGCTGTACAGCGCGACGTGATCCTTGCAGTCGCCGTAACGGTTATGCAGGATGTCGATCGCCTTGTGCGGAATCGCCGCCGTCTCGCCGAGAAACAACGCGACGTAGCGGATATTCAGGCGCATCCAGTCGTAAAGAATGCGGGCTTTGTCGCGCGGATCGGCGCTGCCAGCGGTCAGCTGCTGCGCCAGCCGGACGATCGCGGGATCGCTCATGGTGGCGTCGGCGGCGGGCCCGCGATAGCGCGCCGCGAAACTCGCGAAGTCCGGCACCGTCGACACCATCAGCCGGTCGCCCCAGTTCGCGTAACCCACCGCACCGGCTTCGAGCGGCGCGTAAGGCCCGTGCCGGTAGTCGAATTCGTAGCGGGTGCGGCCGTTGGCCGTGACCGGCGGCAACGCGGTGTAGCCGCGCGCGTCGGCGTAAAGCGGCACGTCGGCGGGCAGGTCGAAGATCAGGCGTTGCAGGTCGACGGGGTCGCGCGTCGGCTCGACCAGATAGGCGAACGTGCCGGCCTGCAAAGGTTTCGTGCGGGTCTTGCGAAACGCCAGATGCACGCGCGAGCCGGGCTCCACGCCGGGGAAAATCACCGTGCGCAACACGCCGTCCTCGAAACTCGGCGCGCCGGCCGAGCGCGGCTCCTGCACGTCGCGGATCGCTTCCGGGCCGACCGGATGCGCGACGCCGTTCGGGTCGAGCGTTTCGGCGGCCAGCAATTGCACCTGCTCGATGTCCTTGTTGAACCACACATAGCGTTGCGCGATGTCGTCGACGCCGCTCGTCGTATTGGCGTGCAGAATCGTGTCGTCGTGCTCTTCGATGGAGCCGTCTTTCTGGATCGTGAACAGGTGGACGTCGCTCTCCATCGTGGAGGGCGCGCGATCGTCGGCGGATGAAGCGGTCTCGTCGGCAAAGGCGCTGACCATGCACGCGCCGCCTAACGTCAACGTGGCGGCGACGTGAAGACAAACGACGCGGCGCCTGAAGACCCGACCGGCCGTCACTCGCCCTCGCCGATCTGCGCCAGCAACGCCTGCAATCGCTCCACATGCCGAAGCAGCAAATGGCGATGCTTCTCGATCTGCTCCAGCCGCCCCGCAAGATCGGCCTGGATCGGATCGTCGAGATCGGCGGCGGCGATCACGTCCTCCACTTTCGCGCGCAAGGCCGTCAGTTCGACCGGCGCGTGACTCAGATGCCGCTCGAAACGCCGCACGTCCTGAATCGCCAGATCGCGAACCTTGCGTAGATGCAACTGACGCCGATGCGCTTCGGCGTCGATCGTTTCCTCCTCGACGCGTTTGGCCGCCGCCGGCTGGCCGAAGATCGGTTCCGGCGGCCGCAGCACGGTCTTTTTCCGCACCGGATGCGCGGTGCCGCGAAAGCGCGCGAGCGGCTGTTCGTTGTCGATCGCTTCGCGCGCGTTGGGCGGAATGTCGTGCTCGTCATGCGGCACGTTCATCCAGCCGTTCGGCAAACCCGTGACCGCTTCGATGCCGCGCACGAATTCCTCGCTGAATTCGCGCTGGCCGGACAACATCAGTTTCAGATAGCTGGCGGAGAAGGTCATCATGCGCGCGAGACGGGTCGCCGCGCCGACCTCGCGGGTCAACAGCACCAGGTTCGCTCGCCAGACCGGGAGCAGCAATTCGTCGGAATCTTCCATCGCTGGGTCTTCCATCTTATGGCCCGATGTAGGGATGCCGCGCTCGCACGCGTCATCGTTTTGAAAGGGTAGTCGCTGCGCGGCGCGCTGCGCAATCCCTGCGTTACATCGCGCGCCGCGCGGCGTTGCCGAAACTACACGCTACCTCGCGTCATCGCGCTGCCAACCGCCGCAGCTCTCGGATTGCGGCCAACGCCGTTATTCATTGACCGAAGGATTCATCGCGCGTTCATACGCCCGTCGCGCTCGGTGTGGCATGCTG contains:
- a CDS encoding branched-chain amino acid ABC transporter substrate-binding protein, translating into MSLRTTLKPLALITGALFALAPLASSADQTVKIGFAAPMTGANAGYGKDLENGVRLAIEEANAQKIKIGDQVTQFQLVSEDDQADPRIGVQAAQKLVDSGVSAVVGHFNSGTTIPASQIYEQAGIPVIDPAATNPIITGRGFANTFMVISTDAQNAGNAGVYAVEVSKAKRIAIVDDRTAFGQGEADEFEKAVKAHGGTIVTREYTDNKAVDFSTQITKIKSTNADLVFFGGLDTQAAGFAKRMKQLSLNAQLVGGGGVMDEDFIKLAGDAAEGAQAWEYGRPLAQLPGGKDFSAKFKKRFGVDILSYAPFGYDGAWAAIKAMQQAKSSTPNVYRPVLKAIDFDGVTGKISFDSTGALKSGSSTLYQVKNGAWVPIVTKSGG
- a CDS encoding DUF3857 and transglutaminase domain-containing protein — encoded protein: MVSAFADETASSADDRAPSTMESDVHLFTIQKDGSIEEHDDTILHANTTSGVDDIAQRYVWFNKDIEQVQLLAAETLDPNGVAHPVGPEAIRDVQEPRSAGAPSFEDGVLRTVIFPGVEPGSRVHLAFRKTRTKPLQAGTFAYLVEPTRDPVDLQRLIFDLPADVPLYADARGYTALPPVTANGRTRYEFDYRHGPYAPLEAGAVGYANWGDRLMVSTVPDFASFAARYRGPAADATMSDPAIVRLAQQLTAGSADPRDKARILYDWMRLNIRYVALFLGETAAIPHKAIDILHNRYGDCKDHVALYSALLAAVGIRSEAVLLNLGPYYSLPAVPGYGSSAINHAIVWIPELTLYADTTAGGVAFGYLPPSVMDRPVLLVDDGVLSRTPATQARERRARLQIDVDEQGSANYAYRVEDTGYTAELERNTFRRATRQRTQLIAANRLLMTGLHGTAQLRTDDVSATHGPFATSMQGSVAHFVWSDGTTAVPALTSLSGGMSSQVQAWLAEPARTQPWACLGGAFDETLEMRLPRFVRVTDLPVDTSVQDRFLTFTSRYIFDPSTRVLQVRRQLRAAFDHQMCTADEFAAMKDDLVRIERDLAAELVVKVTHVAKVASSTSTSK